CATGGTGTCGGTCCATGATGGGCGTGCATCGGCAGTTGGGGCCAAATAAATTTCAATGCCTTTTTGGTACATGCTCATCCGTGCTTCGGGCATATAATTTTCCCAACAAATTAAGCCACCTAATTTACCAATTTTGGCATCAAATGTAACCAGTGAACTGCCATCCCCTTCGCCCCAAACCAGGCGCTCAACACCGGTTGGCTTTATTTTTTGATGACGACCTAAAAATCCATTTTTTGGGGAGAAATAAAACATGGAACAATAGAGGCTTCCATTATTGGCTTCCCTTTCTGTTGCCCCTATTACAAGGTATACCTTGTATTTTTTGCTGATATTTTCTAATCGGATAAATTGTGGGCTACCAATCTCGAGGCTGTTTTCAAGATAAGTTTTATACAATTCACGACCTTCATTGGTTCTTTTCCCGACATTGGCTCCAAAGCTAAAACCACGCGGATAACCTGGAATAAAGGATTCGGGAAAGAGTATAAGTTGACTTCCGTTTACTGAATTTTCTTCAACAAGCTTTTCAACTTTATCGATGGTTTTATCGATGTCGAAAAATACAGGTGTTGCCTGAATTACGGCGGCTTTTATTTTCATTTTTTATATTTTA
This genomic window from Bacteroidota bacterium contains:
- a CDS encoding carbon-nitrogen hydrolase family protein; this translates as MKIKAAVIQATPVFFDIDKTIDKVEKLVEENSVNGSQLILFPESFIPGYPRGFSFGANVGKRTNEGRELYKTYLENSLEIGSPQFIRLENISKKYKVYLVIGATEREANNGSLYCSMFYFSPKNGFLGRHQKIKPTGVERLVWGEGDGSSLVTFDAKIGKLGGLICWENYMPEARMSMYQKGIEIYLAPTADARPSWTDTMKHIALEGRCFVLGCNQFFTKADYPKKYQTLVEEEPEMLSAGGSIIVAPSGEVITGPLFGKEGVLTAELDLGEISKYKMDFDVIGHYSRNDIFDFKVGKQPEMHKES